In Fusobacterium canifelinum, a genomic segment contains:
- a CDS encoding energy-coupling factor transporter transmembrane component T family protein codes for MNIILGEYIKKESILHQLDPRTKIIGSFSLILSFLFINTLIGYIITGILAFTLILLSKIPLKEFLKSLKYLLYILIFSSIFHILSHQDGNLLFQLGKFSIYDSGIFSALKMIFRIIFLLTFSSLLTLTTKPLDITLGLETLLSPLKKIGFPIQDFSLMISITLRFIPTILQEANTIRMAQQTRGESFEGKNLFKKLYQYSLILLPLLVSVIQKVENLTLAMEARAFHFGLERTNFYQLKFQKRDYIAGFFIFLIVFLSLVLSLQHLL; via the coding sequence GTGAATATAATATTAGGAGAGTATATAAAAAAAGAAAGTATATTACATCAACTTGACCCAAGAACAAAAATTATTGGGAGTTTTTCACTTATACTTTCTTTTTTATTTATTAATACTCTTATAGGTTATATTATCACTGGAATTTTAGCTTTCACTCTTATTTTACTATCTAAAATTCCCTTAAAAGAATTTTTAAAAAGCCTAAAATACCTTTTATACATCCTAATATTTTCATCTATTTTTCATATTTTATCACATCAAGATGGAAATTTACTATTTCAACTTGGTAAATTCTCTATCTATGATAGTGGGATTTTTTCTGCTTTAAAAATGATTTTTAGAATAATTTTTCTTTTGACATTCTCTTCATTATTAACGTTAACAACAAAACCCTTAGATATTACCTTAGGTTTAGAAACTCTATTAAGTCCTTTAAAGAAAATTGGTTTTCCTATTCAGGATTTTTCTCTTATGATTAGTATTACTTTAAGATTTATTCCTACAATCTTACAAGAGGCTAACACAATTAGAATGGCACAACAAACAAGAGGAGAAAGTTTTGAAGGTAAAAATCTTTTTAAAAAACTATATCAATATAGCTTAATTCTTCTCCCACTTTTAGTTTCTGTTATACAAAAGGTTGAAAATCTAACTTTAGCTATGGAGGCAAGAGCCTTTCATTTTGGATTAGAAAGAACTAACTTCTATCAGTTAAAATTTCAAAAAAGAGATTATATAGCTGGATTTTTTATATTTCTAATAGTTTTTTTATCTCTTGTTCTATCACTTCAACACTTGTTGTAG
- a CDS encoding DUF4401 domain-containing protein, whose amino-acid sequence MFEKIKKFFLLFSVIFLIAGVTSFTAYNWASMSNIEKLVIPSVLIVAGLVAYLFLEKEIYKNLAIFFSSFMIGTLFAVYGQVYQTGADVWILFRNWAIFLIIPMVATGYYSVMTLFSIVVAIATSFYLDLYLSGAIIPFLSSLIFGVILIVYPFLQKSFKFKFNNIFYNTMIGIFYICFIASGSIAINEDDYGFIAIILYLAFVGVVYLVGYGQLKKITVKVLSITSLGFFGVAVIMKMIKNIFFTDVTLYILLSLLVIIGTIAGVVKSVSKLENENIKKFTNVVVGFLKVFAFFLLIALVFSFLSSMGLEEGSLIVMAIILIAFSYFAARMLNFEKDKLEIVAFIAGLICLGIYLGSYFDMKPLTILLIITIIYDVFWFVMPTRALDLLLLPLHYFLLGDFLIEKLEYIDFYYIIIFVALIIEGYFVYKKDLLSNEKIKRILCGNEVTLLIMSTMWIYYMGIGMFLVNALLDLSYNARYYNVVLVVLTAIIGLFIIYREIKNPTLKIVLSVMLIALNYFAYSETLSLAITLLLMLIYAFRDSKWGLAVSTLATTYVIFVYYLGFYKTLLDKSIALSISGGLLLVAYLVLKYGFKGVEDNE is encoded by the coding sequence ATGTTTGAGAAAATAAAGAAGTTTTTTCTACTTTTCTCTGTTATATTTTTAATAGCTGGGGTGACATCATTTACAGCATATAACTGGGCAAGTATGTCTAATATTGAAAAATTAGTAATTCCATCTGTATTGATTGTAGCTGGGCTTGTAGCTTATCTGTTTTTAGAAAAGGAAATTTATAAAAATCTAGCAATATTCTTTTCTTCATTTATGATAGGAACATTATTTGCTGTCTATGGACAGGTTTATCAAACAGGTGCAGATGTATGGATATTATTTAGAAACTGGGCTATATTTTTGATAATTCCAATGGTAGCAACAGGGTACTATTCTGTTATGACTTTATTTAGTATAGTTGTAGCAATAGCAACAAGTTTTTATTTAGACTTATATTTATCAGGGGCTATTATTCCATTTTTGTCTTCTTTAATTTTTGGAGTAATACTAATAGTATATCCATTTTTACAAAAAAGTTTTAAATTTAAATTCAATAATATTTTCTATAATACAATGATAGGAATATTCTATATATGCTTTATAGCAAGTGGTTCTATTGCAATTAATGAAGATGATTATGGTTTTATTGCAATAATATTATATTTAGCATTTGTAGGAGTAGTTTATTTGGTAGGTTATGGACAACTTAAAAAGATAACAGTGAAAGTACTTTCTATAACATCACTTGGATTTTTTGGAGTAGCTGTTATTATGAAAATGATTAAAAATATATTTTTTACAGATGTAACTCTATACATTTTATTATCTCTACTTGTTATTATAGGAACTATAGCTGGAGTAGTTAAATCTGTTTCAAAATTAGAAAATGAAAATATTAAAAAGTTTACAAATGTAGTTGTAGGTTTTTTAAAAGTTTTTGCATTTTTCTTGCTTATAGCTTTGGTATTTTCTTTTTTAAGTTCAATGGGCTTAGAAGAGGGTTCTCTTATAGTAATGGCGATTATTTTAATAGCTTTTTCATATTTTGCAGCAAGAATGCTTAATTTTGAGAAAGATAAATTAGAAATAGTAGCATTTATTGCAGGGCTTATATGTCTTGGAATATATCTAGGCTCTTATTTTGATATGAAGCCTCTAACTATATTATTAATTATTACAATTATTTATGATGTGTTCTGGTTTGTCATGCCAACAAGAGCATTAGATTTACTTCTATTGCCTTTACATTATTTCTTATTAGGAGATTTTCTTATTGAAAAATTAGAGTATATTGACTTTTATTATATAATTATCTTTGTAGCCCTTATTATAGAAGGATATTTTGTATATAAGAAAGATTTACTTTCAAATGAGAAAATAAAAAGAATTTTATGTGGAAATGAAGTTACACTACTTATAATGTCAACTATGTGGATTTATTATATGGGAATAGGAATGTTCTTAGTAAATGCACTTTTAGATCTGTCATATAATGCTAGATATTATAATGTAGTATTAGTTGTGCTTACTGCAATAATTGGCTTATTTATAATATATAGAGAAATTAAGAATCCAACTTTAAAAATAGTTCTATCTGTAATGTTGATAGCTTTAAATTATTTTGCATATTCAGAAACTTTAAGTTTGGCTATCACTCTATTACTAATGTTAATTTATGCTTTCAGAGATAGTAAATGGGGACTTGCAGTTTCTACTTTGGCAACAACTTATGTAATTTTTGTTTATTATCTTGGTTTTTATAAAACATTACTTGATAAGTCAATAGCTCTTAGTATTTCAGGAGGACTACTTCTAGTAGCTTATTTGGTATTGAAATATGGATTTAAAGGGGTTGAGGATAATGAGTAA
- a CDS encoding helix-turn-helix domain-containing protein, with product MKLNFLNIKTPKEIQLEIAKNVRKRRKELKLTQEEFSKKSGVSFGSIKRFENTGEISLFSLIKIAIILECEDEFLNLFQQKQYNSIEEIINEQD from the coding sequence ATGAAACTAAATTTTTTAAATATTAAAACACCAAAAGAAATACAATTAGAAATAGCAAAAAATGTTAGAAAAAGAAGAAAAGAATTAAAGCTAACACAGGAAGAATTTTCAAAAAAATCGGGGGTGAGTTTTGGTTCAATAAAACGTTTTGAAAATACTGGTGAAATTTCTCTTTTTTCTCTTATAAAAATTGCTATTATTTTAGAATGTGAAGATGAATTTTTAAACTTATTTCAGCAAAAACAATATAATTCTATTGAGGAGATAATAAATGAACAAGATTAA
- a CDS encoding glutathione peroxidase, whose translation MKIYDFTVKNRKGEDISLENFKGKVLLIVNTATRCGFTPQYDELENLYEKYNKDGFEVLDFPCNQFGNQAPESDDEIHTFCQLNYKVKFDQFAKVEVNGENAIPLFKYLKEQKGFAGFDPKHKLTSILNEMLSKNDPDFAKKPDIKWNFTKFLVDKSGNVVARFEPTTSVEVIEQEIKKLLEI comes from the coding sequence ATGAAAATTTATGATTTTACTGTAAAAAATAGAAAAGGTGAAGATATTTCTTTAGAAAACTTTAAAGGAAAGGTTTTATTAATTGTAAATACTGCAACTAGATGTGGATTTACACCACAATATGATGAATTGGAAAATTTATATGAAAAGTATAACAAAGATGGTTTTGAAGTTTTAGATTTTCCTTGTAATCAATTTGGAAATCAAGCTCCAGAAAGTGATGATGAAATCCATACTTTTTGTCAATTAAACTACAAAGTTAAATTTGACCAATTTGCAAAAGTTGAAGTTAATGGAGAAAATGCTATACCACTTTTTAAATATTTAAAAGAGCAAAAAGGTTTTGCAGGTTTTGATCCTAAACACAAATTAACTTCTATATTGAATGAAATGCTTTCAAAAAATGATCCTGACTTTGCTAAAAAGCCTGATATAAAATGGAATTTTACTAAGTTTTTAGTTGATAAGTCTGGAAATGTTGTAGCAAGATTTGAACCTACAACAAGTGTTGAAGTGATAGAACAAGAGATAAAAAAACTATTAGAAATATAA
- a CDS encoding type II toxin-antitoxin system HipA family toxin, translating into MNKIKSLQVFYNDKKVGTLALMKNNIVAFEYDNEWLNNGFSISLYSLPLKKQVFIPKIDPFDGLYGVFSDSLPDGWGRLLVDRMLNSQNINPREINIIDRLAIVGETGMGALSYKPEFNLLEDNDYQEDYDSLALSCKKILNTEYSANLDNLFRLGGSSGGARPKILTKINNEDWIIKFPSSLDNKDIGKLEYLYSLCAKKCKINMPETNLFPSKISSGYFGIKRFDRKKLSTGMIRKIHMISVSGLLETSHRIPNLDYNDLMQLTLNLTKSFEEVEKLFRLMCFNVFSHNRDDHSKNFSFIYNEGLNKWELSPAYDLTYSYSINGEHATTINGNGINPDLNDVLKVAEKIGLDKKKAEYIATEIEEIVKKDLDVFLSNK; encoded by the coding sequence ATGAACAAGATTAAATCTCTACAAGTATTTTATAATGACAAAAAAGTTGGAACATTAGCTTTAATGAAAAATAATATTGTAGCTTTTGAATATGATAATGAATGGCTAAATAATGGTTTTTCAATAAGCCTATATAGTCTTCCCTTAAAAAAGCAAGTTTTTATTCCCAAGATAGATCCTTTTGATGGTCTATATGGAGTATTCTCTGACAGTCTTCCTGATGGTTGGGGAAGATTACTTGTTGACAGAATGTTAAATTCTCAAAACATAAATCCTAGAGAAATTAATATAATAGATAGACTGGCCATAGTTGGTGAAACTGGAATGGGAGCTCTATCATATAAACCAGAATTTAATCTTTTAGAAGATAATGATTATCAAGAAGATTACGATAGTTTAGCTTTATCTTGTAAAAAAATTTTAAATACAGAATATTCAGCCAATTTAGATAATCTTTTTAGATTAGGAGGTTCATCTGGAGGAGCAAGACCAAAAATTTTAACAAAGATTAATAATGAGGATTGGATTATAAAATTTCCTTCTTCACTAGATAATAAAGACATAGGAAAATTAGAATATTTATATTCACTATGTGCTAAAAAATGTAAGATTAATATGCCTGAAACTAACCTATTTCCTTCTAAAATCTCTTCTGGTTATTTTGGAATTAAGAGATTTGACAGAAAAAAGTTATCAACAGGTATGATCAGAAAAATCCATATGATTTCTGTGAGTGGATTACTGGAAACTTCTCATAGAATACCTAATCTTGACTATAATGATTTAATGCAACTTACTTTAAATCTTACTAAAAGTTTTGAAGAAGTTGAGAAATTATTTAGGCTGATGTGTTTTAATGTTTTCTCTCATAATAGAGATGACCATTCTAAAAATTTTTCATTTATTTACAATGAAGGCTTAAACAAATGGGAACTTTCACCCGCCTATGATTTAACTTATAGTTATTCAATAAATGGAGAACATGCAACAACAATTAATGGCAATGGAATAAACCCTGATTTAAATGATGTATTAAAGGTTGCTGAGAAAATTGGTTTAGATAAAAAGAAAGCTGAATACATAGCCACTGAAATAGAAGAAATTGTAAAAAAAGACTTAGATGTATTTTTATCAAATAAATAA
- a CDS encoding GDYXXLXY domain-containing protein gives MSNSIKKILLIVNIVILFIVTGFSANKEENYKKLDSYFYLELTPVDPRSLLQGDYMTLNYDITDKVRDFIYNNRPYVYDGENENEVEEIRELRKLADAKRAYIAVRLDENKVAKFVKVTKEKTDEKDLLFIAYKTNGFDVNINVNSYLFQEGTGDKYENARYSKVVLVGDKLRLVDLRDKDFKEIK, from the coding sequence ATGAGTAATAGTATAAAGAAAATACTTTTAATTGTAAATATTGTAATTCTTTTTATAGTAACAGGTTTTTCGGCAAATAAAGAGGAAAATTATAAAAAATTAGATAGTTATTTCTATTTGGAACTTACACCTGTTGACCCTCGTTCACTTTTACAAGGTGACTATATGACTTTAAATTATGATATTACAGATAAAGTTAGAGATTTTATATATAATAATAGACCGTATGTTTATGATGGAGAAAATGAGAACGAAGTTGAAGAAATAAGAGAGTTAAGAAAGTTAGCAGATGCTAAAAGAGCATATATAGCTGTTCGTTTAGATGAAAATAAGGTAGCTAAATTTGTTAAAGTAACAAAAGAAAAAACTGATGAAAAAGATTTACTTTTTATAGCTTATAAAACTAATGGATTTGATGTAAATATAAATGTTAATAGTTATTTATTCCAAGAGGGAACTGGAGATAAATATGAAAATGCTCGTTATTCAAAGGTTGTTTTAGTAGGTGATAAATTAAGATTGGTTGATTTAAGAGATAAAGATTTTAAAGAAATTAAATAA
- a CDS encoding ATP-binding cassette domain-containing protein has product MIQVENLSFSYQNNKVFKNLSFSIKKGEYLCIIGKNGSGKSTLAKLLAGLIFQQEGSIKIFGYDTKNQKDLLEIRKLVGIIFQNPENQIINTTVFDEVIFGLENLATPRENIKEIAENSLKAVDLLEYKDRLTYQLSGGEKQRLAIASVLVMGTEILIFDEATSMLDPVGKKEILKLMKELNSQGKTIIHITHDRNDILEVSEVIVLSKGEIKYQGKPYKIFEDDEFNPFLIKIKNILEKNNIKIDDKNINMEDLVRLVYENIS; this is encoded by the coding sequence ATGATACAAGTAGAAAATCTTTCTTTTTCATATCAAAATAATAAAGTTTTTAAAAATCTCTCTTTTTCTATTAAAAAGGGAGAATATCTATGTATTATTGGTAAAAATGGTTCTGGTAAATCTACACTTGCTAAATTACTAGCAGGACTTATTTTTCAACAAGAGGGAAGTATCAAAATTTTTGGCTATGATACAAAAAATCAAAAAGATTTATTGGAAATAAGAAAATTAGTAGGAATAATATTTCAAAATCCAGAAAATCAAATTATAAATACCACTGTATTTGATGAAGTCATTTTTGGTTTAGAAAATCTTGCTACACCTAGGGAGAATATAAAAGAGATAGCAGAAAATTCTTTAAAAGCTGTTGACTTACTTGAATATAAAGATAGATTGACTTATCAATTATCTGGTGGAGAAAAGCAAAGACTTGCTATTGCAAGTGTTTTAGTTATGGGAACTGAGATTTTAATTTTTGATGAAGCCACTTCTATGCTTGACCCTGTTGGTAAAAAAGAAATTTTAAAACTTATGAAAGAATTAAATTCTCAAGGAAAAACTATTATTCATATCACCCATGATAGAAATGATATTTTAGAAGTCTCAGAAGTCATAGTTTTATCTAAGGGAGAAATAAAATATCAAGGTAAACCTTATAAAATTTTTGAAGATGATGAGTTTAATCCTTTTCTTATAAAAATAAAAAATATTTTAGAAAAAAATAATATCAAGATAGATGATAAAAATATTAATATGGAAGATTTAGTGAGGCTAGTCTATGAAAATATCTCTTAA
- a CDS encoding coproporphyrinogen III oxidase, producing the protein MLVYNFKILDEEKVFVKSGIITYMFDSFKCLRTFDKLRIRKNKGLFYRGSTYIEKENITKLKKIVSSWKELFNEASEEFILTGFFNKKLNEYERANYNKNEVIESLEKLIILCEKAENENKIIEHWGI; encoded by the coding sequence TTGTTAGTTTATAATTTTAAGATTTTAGATGAAGAGAAAGTTTTTGTAAAAAGTGGTATAATCACATATATGTTTGATAGTTTTAAATGTCTAAGAACCTTTGATAAATTACGAATTAGAAAAAATAAAGGTTTATTTTATCGTGGTAGTACATATATTGAAAAGGAAAATATAACAAAATTAAAAAAGATAGTTTCTTCTTGGAAAGAATTATTTAATGAGGCTAGTGAAGAATTTATATTAACAGGATTTTTTAACAAAAAACTGAATGAATATGAAAGAGCAAACTATAATAAAAATGAAGTAATAGAAAGTTTAGAAAAGTTAATTATTTTGTGTGAAAAAGCAGAAAATGAAAACAAAATAATTGAACATTGGGGAATTTAA
- a CDS encoding L-threonylcarbamoyladenylate synthase produces MEKYFKIDKISDVSDDKWALLSQEIKKGSLIIYPTDTVYGLGAIVTNEQSINNVYLAKSRSFTSPLIALLSSVDKVEEVAYVSDKNKELLNKLAKAFWPGALTVILKRKEHIPSIMVSGGDTIGVRIPDLDLAIKIIDLAGGILATTSANISGEATPKSYDELSEAIKSKVDILIDSGECKLGEASTIIDLTFDVPKILRKGAISIEEIEKIIGRVG; encoded by the coding sequence ATGGAAAAATATTTTAAGATTGATAAAATTTCTGATGTTAGTGATGATAAGTGGGCTTTACTTTCTCAAGAAATAAAAAAAGGTTCACTTATTATCTATCCAACTGATACTGTCTATGGTTTAGGTGCTATTGTTACTAATGAACAAAGTATAAATAATGTCTATCTTGCAAAGAGTAGAAGTTTTACTTCTCCTCTTATTGCACTTTTAAGTTCAGTTGATAAGGTTGAAGAAGTTGCCTATGTTTCTGATAAAAATAAGGAACTTTTAAATAAATTAGCCAAAGCTTTCTGGCCAGGTGCATTAACTGTGATACTAAAAAGAAAAGAACATATACCTAGTATTATGGTTTCTGGTGGGGATACTATTGGTGTAAGAATACCTGATTTAGATTTAGCTATAAAAATTATAGATTTAGCAGGAGGAATTTTAGCCACAACAAGCGCTAATATTTCAGGGGAAGCTACTCCTAAATCTTATGATGAATTATCTGAGGCTATAAAGTCAAAAGTTGATATTTTAATAGATTCTGGAGAATGTAAATTAGGGGAAGCTTCAACTATAATTGACTTAACTTTTGATGTTCCCAAAATACTTAGAAAAGGTGCAATATCAATAGAAGAAATTGAAAAAATAATTGGAAGAGTGGGGTGA
- a CDS encoding radical SAM protein — MGIRYSKVEGKFQREIVLLKSFPCAYGKCSFCNYIEDNSNNEEEINRVNLEVLNEVIGEFGILEVINSGSVFEIPKKTLEKIREVVYEKNIKILYFEIFYSYLSRLNEIIDYFNEKKKVEIRFRTGIESFDNDFRRKVYNKNIFLDEKKIKELSEKIYSVCLLIATQGQTKEMIKNDIEIGLKYFKAITINVFVDNGTTVKRDVELVKWFVQDMKHLFNDDRIEILIDNKDLGVFEQ, encoded by the coding sequence ATGGGAATTAGGTATAGTAAGGTAGAAGGAAAATTTCAAAGGGAGATAGTTCTCTTAAAGTCTTTTCCTTGTGCTTATGGGAAATGTAGTTTTTGTAACTACATAGAAGATAACTCAAATAATGAAGAAGAAATCAATAGAGTTAATTTAGAAGTTTTAAATGAAGTAATAGGAGAATTTGGAATTTTAGAAGTTATAAATTCTGGTTCTGTCTTTGAAATTCCTAAAAAAACTTTGGAAAAAATTAGAGAAGTAGTTTATGAAAAGAATATAAAAATTTTATATTTTGAAATTTTTTATTCTTATCTTTCTCGTTTAAATGAAATTATTGACTATTTCAACGAAAAGAAAAAAGTTGAAATTAGGTTTAGAACAGGGATAGAAAGTTTTGATAATGATTTTAGAAGAAAAGTCTATAATAAAAATATTTTCTTAGATGAAAAGAAAATAAAGGAATTATCAGAAAAAATATATTCAGTTTGTTTATTGATAGCAACTCAAGGGCAGACAAAAGAGATGATAAAAAATGATATTGAGATTGGCTTAAAATATTTTAAAGCCATAACAATAAATGTTTTTGTAGATAATGGAACAACTGTAAAAAGAGATGTTGAGCTTGTAAAATGGTTTGTACAAGATATGAAACATCTTTTCAATGATGATAGAATTGAAATTTTAATAGATAATAAAGATTTGGGGGTTTTTGAACAATGA
- a CDS encoding biotin transporter BioY codes for MKIKNMLYAAMFAAIVAVLGLMPPIPLPFVPVPITLQTMGVMLAGSFLGKRLGFLSMLLVVIIVLIGVPILSGGRGGLAVLTGPTGGFFIVWPFAAFLIGFLVEKSWKNINIAKYIVANIIGGIVLVYIVGAIYLSYIIKMPIDKAFLATMAFIPGDILKAVVVSILCYKLKEISTINEVVR; via the coding sequence ATGAAAATTAAAAATATGCTTTATGCTGCTATGTTTGCAGCTATTGTTGCAGTTTTAGGTTTAATGCCTCCAATACCTTTACCTTTTGTTCCAGTACCTATAACTTTACAAACTATGGGAGTGATGCTTGCAGGAAGTTTTTTGGGTAAAAGACTAGGTTTTCTAAGTATGTTGCTAGTTGTTATAATAGTTTTAATAGGAGTTCCTATTTTATCAGGTGGTAGAGGTGGACTTGCAGTTCTTACAGGACCAACAGGAGGCTTTTTTATAGTATGGCCTTTTGCAGCATTTTTAATAGGTTTTCTTGTGGAAAAATCTTGGAAAAATATCAATATAGCAAAATATATAGTAGCAAACATTATTGGTGGAATAGTTTTAGTATATATTGTTGGAGCAATCTATCTATCATATATCATAAAAATGCCAATAGATAAGGCTTTCTTAGCAACTATGGCTTTTATACCAGGAGATATATTAAAAGCTGTTGTTGTTTCTATACTTTGCTATAAATTAAAAGAAATTAGCACAATAAATGAAGTTGTAAGATAA
- a CDS encoding ATP-binding cassette domain-containing protein — protein sequence MKISLKNVGYEYPTFENNKNGIYDVSLEIDSHKRIAIVGHTGSGKSTLLKLIKGLLKKQMGEINIDGKIEDIGYIFQYPEHQIFETTIFKDISYGLKKLKLNEKEVFERVEKILELVGLDKNYLHHSTLNLSGGEKRRVALAGVLIMQPQLLLLDEATVGLDPEGKEQLFKILLEWQKERNKSFLFITHDMNDVLEYAEEVIVMDKGKLLYHTNPSELFEKYSDKLESLGLELPECISFLNKLNQKLKNPIKISGDIKEENILKVIEEKIK from the coding sequence ATGAAAATATCTCTTAAAAATGTTGGATATGAATATCCTACTTTTGAAAACAATAAAAATGGAATATATGATGTTTCCTTAGAAATAGATAGTCATAAAAGAATAGCCATTGTTGGACATACAGGGTCTGGAAAATCTACTCTTTTGAAGCTAATTAAAGGACTTTTAAAAAAGCAAATGGGAGAAATCAATATTGATGGAAAAATTGAAGATATCGGTTATATATTTCAATATCCAGAACACCAAATTTTTGAAACTACAATTTTTAAAGATATTTCTTATGGTTTAAAAAAATTAAAATTAAATGAAAAAGAAGTTTTTGAAAGAGTTGAAAAAATTTTAGAACTTGTGGGCTTAGATAAAAACTATCTTCACCATTCAACTTTAAATTTAAGTGGTGGAGAAAAAAGAAGAGTTGCTTTGGCAGGAGTTTTGATTATGCAACCTCAACTTTTACTTTTAGATGAAGCTACTGTTGGTTTAGACCCAGAGGGAAAAGAACAACTTTTTAAAATTCTTTTAGAATGGCAAAAAGAGAGAAATAAATCTTTTCTATTTATCACTCATGATATGAATGATGTTTTGGAATATGCAGAAGAAGTTATTGTTATGGATAAAGGAAAGTTACTGTACCATACAAATCCTTCTGAATTATTTGAAAAATATAGTGATAAATTAGAAAGTTTAGGTTTAGAACTTCCTGAATGTATAAGTTTTTTAAATAAATTAAATCAAAAATTAAAAAATCCTATAAAAATTAGTGGAGATATAAAGGAAGAAAATATTTTAAAAGTTATTGAGGAGAAAATAAAATAA
- a CDS encoding queuosine precursor transporter codes for MMHNIFLWFLMLVINFSCILFAYRKFGKIGLYIWVPISTILANIQVVILVNLFGLEATLGNILYAGGFLITDILSENYGKKAANTAVKIGFFSLVATTLIMQCAIHFKPLDVPEGLAIFESVKSIFSLLPRLAIASLIAYLLSQFHDVWLYHKIREFFPEKKFIWLRNNGSTMLSQLIDNVVFTTIAFYGVYPLEVMFNIFLSTYIIKFIVAICDTPFVYVADKMFRDKKIPEDV; via the coding sequence ATGATGCATAATATATTTCTTTGGTTTTTAATGTTGGTAATTAATTTTTCTTGTATACTTTTTGCTTATAGAAAATTTGGAAAAATAGGACTATATATTTGGGTTCCCATCTCAACAATTTTAGCAAATATACAAGTTGTTATACTTGTAAATCTTTTTGGTTTGGAAGCAACTCTTGGAAATATATTGTATGCAGGAGGTTTCTTAATAACTGATATTTTAAGTGAAAACTATGGTAAAAAAGCTGCAAATACGGCAGTAAAAATTGGATTTTTCTCACTTGTTGCAACAACTTTAATTATGCAATGTGCTATACACTTTAAACCTCTTGATGTTCCAGAAGGTTTAGCTATATTTGAAAGTGTTAAAAGTATATTTTCATTATTACCGAGATTAGCTATAGCTTCTCTTATTGCATATTTACTTTCTCAATTTCATGATGTCTGGTTATATCATAAAATTAGAGAATTCTTTCCTGAAAAAAAGTTCATATGGCTTAGAAATAATGGAAGTACAATGCTAAGTCAACTTATAGATAATGTAGTGTTTACAACTATTGCTTTCTATGGAGTATATCCACTAGAAGTAATGTTTAATATTTTCTTATCAACATATATAATTAAATTTATTGTTGCTATCTGTGACACACCTTTTGTTTATGTTGCTGATAAGATGTTTAGAGATAAGAAAATACCTGAGGATGTTTAA
- a CDS encoding SH3 domain-containing protein: MKKIFLVIIFLFSSILLNAHPFKEYVLNSNDLHVNLRAKPSMNGEILQKLNVKPRNLEDNFSLYLKNIEGNWYYFEVSYGFMDPPKYGYIHKSQVKLHPDSYIVNSKKGYILLNDGTNEAKRLENGSYVTKIGEEGNWFMVQYDNFDKSVAPWTYIKKEDLKKIYR, translated from the coding sequence ATGAAAAAAATTTTTCTTGTAATAATTTTTTTGTTTTCTAGTATTTTATTAAATGCTCATCCATTTAAAGAGTATGTACTTAATTCTAATGATTTGCATGTTAATCTTAGAGCAAAACCTAGTATGAATGGAGAAATTTTACAAAAATTAAATGTTAAACCAAGAAATCTGGAAGATAACTTTTCACTTTATTTAAAAAATATTGAAGGTAATTGGTATTATTTTGAAGTATCATATGGTTTTATGGATCCTCCAAAGTATGGCTATATTCATAAAAGTCAAGTAAAACTCCATCCAGATTCCTACATAGTAAATTCAAAGAAAGGTTATATCCTACTTAATGATGGAACTAATGAAGCTAAAAGATTAGAAAATGGTTCTTATGTAACTAAAATTGGCGAAGAAGGTAACTGGTTTATGGTTCAATATGATAATTTTGATAAAAGTGTTGCTCCTTGGACTTACATTAAAAAGGAAGATTTAAAGAAAATATATAGATAA